Proteins from a genomic interval of SAR202 cluster bacterium:
- a CDS encoding DUF2019 domain-containing protein translates to MKLTPAERFIKASMEHGEESDSNPKRANKAYDEKIKALCELRKSDDLGKAALLTLLDHSSPFVRCSAAVYLLELEPVKAAKVLKAIDKDSKVDWVARVDAHMVLREWKVGRLKLPFGRNGEYLPIKPPPKGIWRTKRKCGTSLLEQFTKASLRYGEGMESHNSKKIEWAKDNMDEASRELWKSYDHGKAALIPLLDHPSPHVRRSAAIYLLALEPVKAAKALETIANERLGFVSLLSETTLIDWRAGRLTMPFGTNGEYIPIIEPPKESYSNQ, encoded by the coding sequence ATGAAGCTGACGCCGGCGGAGCGCTTTATAAAAGCATCTATGGAGCATGGCGAGGAGAGTGACTCCAACCCTAAGCGTGCTAACAAGGCCTATGACGAGAAAATCAAAGCACTGTGCGAATTGCGAAAATCGGATGACCTCGGCAAGGCTGCCCTCCTAACATTGTTGGACCACTCATCTCCATTTGTTCGCTGCTCAGCTGCTGTTTATTTGCTCGAGTTGGAGCCAGTGAAGGCGGCGAAGGTACTAAAGGCAATTGATAAGGATTCAAAGGTAGATTGGGTGGCCAGGGTTGATGCTCATATGGTTCTCAGGGAATGGAAGGTAGGCAGGCTTAAGTTACCCTTTGGTCGAAATGGAGAGTATCTACCGATTAAGCCGCCACCTAAAGGTATATGGCGCACAAAACGTAAGTGCGGGACTTCGTTGTTAGAGCAGTTTACCAAGGCCTCTTTAAGGTATGGCGAAGGAATGGAATCCCATAATTCCAAGAAAATCGAGTGGGCCAAGGACAATATGGACGAGGCCTCGCGCGAATTATGGAAGTCCTATGATCATGGCAAGGCAGCCCTCATCCCGCTGTTGGATCATCCATCACCACACGTCAGGCGTTCAGCCGCTATATATTTGCTAGCGTTGGAGCCTGTAAAAGCGGCCAAGGCTTTAGAGACCATCGCCAACGAACGCTTAGGTTTTGTCAGTCTTCTTTCTGAGACAACTCTAATTGATTGGAGGGCTGGCAGACTCACGATGCCCTTTGGGACGAATGGAGAATACATACCGATAATAGAGCCACCTAAGGAATCATATTCAAATCAATAA
- a CDS encoding sulfite exporter TauE/SafE family protein, whose translation MSVTEFLELVAIGIGAGTWGTLIGAGGGFIIVPLLLFRDSTLEAATVTAVSLIAVLA comes from the coding sequence TTGAGCGTCACTGAATTTCTGGAACTTGTCGCCATCGGCATCGGGGCAGGCACTTGGGGCACCCTCATCGGCGCGGGCGGCGGCTTCATCATCGTCCCCCTGCTCCTCTTCCGCGACTCCACCCTGGAAGCGGCCACCGTCACCGCCGTCTCCCTCATCGCCGTCCTCGCA
- a CDS encoding DUF3090 family protein, protein MVGRQEDMPKYESKFSLGSVESIRPEAEGSPGKRTFRLAVKSGSASASLWLEKEQLQQVASYIHQVAESLSEDSLGSARDAPEGPWSGDARTFDFKIGQLSMGHDAAPSPSCSWSTARTRRCRGPRT, encoded by the coding sequence ATGGTCGGGAGACAGGAAGACATGCCTAAATACGAGTCAAAGTTCAGCTTGGGGTCAGTGGAGAGCATACGGCCTGAGGCGGAGGGCAGCCCGGGCAAACGGACGTTTCGGTTGGCCGTTAAATCGGGCAGCGCATCAGCGTCGCTATGGCTGGAGAAGGAGCAGTTGCAGCAGGTGGCGTCGTACATACACCAGGTGGCGGAGTCGCTGTCGGAAGACTCGTTAGGGAGCGCGCGGGACGCGCCGGAGGGGCCGTGGTCCGGGGACGCGCGGACCTTCGACTTCAAAATCGGGCAGTTGTCCATGGGCCACGACGCCGCACCCAGTCCTTCTTGTTCCTGGTCCACAGCACGGACTCGCCGGTGCAGGGGCCCGCGGACCTGA
- a CDS encoding LLM class F420-dependent oxidoreductase, translated as MAAVFFLLWMVLFVKTTSLIGIRGLGAPPPPGPPPPPSPIEKEKRGIGGDEVLHIFFPSSPDYGRRGTKGDEGSPPKTEVSFPRKAPAPIIPLILKETPMPKPKVTFGLQTGQQEATWPQIRDTWLESEALGFQHLWVYDHFLPTGTRIIDGPAPDGWTLLTALSQVIKKPRLGTLVTCMTFRHPVALTKIATTLDHVSDGRAILAVGAGWHEPEHTAYGIPLPPPRERVERFAEGVHIIKSLWTRERTTFDGKYYQIKDAPFEPKPVQDPHPTIVIGGGGEKRTMAVAARYADEWNWNLNGTTKDYAHKLEVLREHCKRIGRDFNEIALSLNVDFLVSDDDRRIENALKVHARSNNQTLQQARDATITGDPEEVIGKLQAYIDLGVRSFIFSLRAPYEAKDKKRLTDLDQRGLRYHTTMDDVRRLVKDVLPALR; from the coding sequence GTGGCCGCTGTCTTCTTCCTTCTATGGATGGTTCTATTCGTGAAAACCACAAGCCTCATAGGCATACGGGGCCTGGGGGCCCCTCCCCCCCCGGGCCCCCCCCCCCCCCCTTCTCCTATTGAAAAGGAGAAGAGGGGGATAGGGGGTGATGAGGTGCTCCATATTTTCTTTCCCTCTTCTCCCGACTACGGGAGAAGAGGGACTAAGGGTGATGAGGGTTCCCCACCCAAGACCGAGGTCAGCTTCCCCCGCAAAGCCCCCGCCCCTATAATCCCCTTAATATTAAAGGAGACCCCAATGCCCAAACCTAAAGTCACCTTTGGACTCCAGACCGGCCAGCAAGAGGCTACCTGGCCGCAAATCCGCGACACCTGGCTGGAGTCCGAGGCCCTCGGCTTCCAACACCTCTGGGTCTACGACCACTTCCTCCCCACCGGCACCCGCATCATCGACGGCCCCGCCCCCGACGGCTGGACCCTCCTCACCGCCCTCTCCCAGGTGATCAAAAAACCCAGGCTCGGCACTTTGGTCACCTGTATGACCTTCCGGCATCCCGTGGCCCTGACCAAAATCGCCACCACCCTGGACCACGTCAGCGACGGACGCGCTATCCTGGCCGTCGGCGCCGGCTGGCACGAGCCTGAGCACACCGCCTACGGCATACCCCTGCCGCCGCCCAGGGAACGGGTCGAGCGGTTCGCCGAGGGCGTCCATATCATCAAGTCCCTCTGGACCCGGGAGCGCACCACCTTCGACGGCAAGTACTACCAGATAAAGGACGCGCCCTTCGAGCCTAAGCCCGTCCAGGACCCCCATCCCACCATCGTCATCGGCGGCGGCGGCGAGAAGCGCACCATGGCCGTGGCCGCCCGCTACGCCGACGAGTGGAACTGGAACCTCAACGGCACCACAAAGGACTACGCCCACAAGCTGGAAGTTCTCCGAGAACACTGCAAGAGAATCGGCCGCGATTTTAACGAGATCGCCCTGTCACTAAACGTCGACTTCCTGGTCAGTGACGACGACCGCCGCATCGAAAACGCCCTCAAAGTCCACGCCAGGTCCAACAACCAGACCCTCCAGCAGGCCCGCGACGCCACTATCACCGGCGACCCCGAGGAGGTCATCGGCAAGCTCCAGGCCTACATCGACCTGGGCGTGCGCTCCTTCATCTTCAGCCTCCGCGCCCCCTACGAGGCCAAGGACAAAAAGCGCCTCACCGACCTGGACCAGCGGGGCCTCCGCTACCACACCACCATGGACGACGTCCGCCGCCTAGTCAAAGACGTCCTCCCCGCCCTCCGCTGA
- a CDS encoding DUF3090 family protein: MQGPADLSFWINMNLAREFSKEAITVCNAGRPRCFLCSRPIGPEGHMCVRANGHQKFQP; encoded by the coding sequence GTGCAGGGGCCCGCGGACCTGAGCTTCTGGATCAATATGAACCTGGCGCGAGAGTTTTCCAAAGAGGCTATCACCGTATGCAACGCAGGCCGGCCTCGATGCTTTCTATGCAGCCGTCCCATAGGTCCTGAGGGCCACATGTGCGTGAGGGCCAACGGCCATCAAAAATTCCAGCCCTAG